AGGTCGCTCCCGGCATCGCTGGCCTTCCGGGCTGGAATGAAGCTGACGCGATCAAGTTCCTTTCCACAGGCACGAGCCTTAACGGTCGAATTGCCGCGCCGCCGATGCCGCCGTTCCGCCTCTCTGAGCGCGACGCTGCTGCCGTAGTCGCATATCTCAAGTCAATGAATGCCGAGGGGTCAGCTACAGCCACGGCAGCACCGAAGAAAACGGCAGCAAAGAAGTCTGCTTCCGGCAATCTCCAGTAAACTGACTCCCCACAAAAACTATCGCAGCGTGACCGTTTCTCTTCTACGCAGAAGGGAAGCGGCCGCTGTGCGGGTTTAAATACGCGCATACAACGGGCGGCAAAGTGCGCCGAATGCATCCGGTTGTGCTCATCGAGCACACAGGTGTGCGGTTCCCGGTATATCACTTGCCACGGTGATGGCAATCACATCATGACGTGCGTAGCGAGGTTTAGAAAAGAATTCTTGCTGGAGCGCTGTATGACTCATGAGCCGCAGAGCCCGACCGAGCTACCTGTAAACGAATCGTTGTTCCGCACCACCCCGGAGCTGGAAACGGCCCTGCGGGCGCTTGTTTCACCGCAGATCGCATTACAGGGAGAGACCATCTTCGCGCAGGGCGGGTCTGCAAAAGGCGTCTACCTGCTGATGGAGGGCGCTGCCCAGCTTTCGATGCTCAGCGATGGAGGTCGCGAGATATCGAACCGTGTCGTCGGTCCCGGAGCCCTGCTCGGACTGCCCGCAACGCTTTGTTCCAAGCCGTATATTTTCTCGGCAAAAGCGATTCAGCAGTCGCTCTTCGGTTTTATCGAGCAACCCAGGCTGCTTGACTTCCTGCGCACACGTCCCGACCTCTGCCTGGTTGTCGTGCAGATGATGAGCCAGGAACTCTCAGAGGCGAACAACGCCCGTACCAGGCTTTCCCAATGCACGAACCCCGGCTGCGTGCTCGCCGGCGCCTGCGCGCACCAGGTGAGCTAGCTCGCAGGAACCACACGCGTTGACGATGGGTGCGTCTCGGAGAATCGCCGTCGCACTGCACGCCGCGCTCCCCCCTTTTGAGGCATCACAAATTCCTGTGACGAACGTCCTGCTCACCTGACATTGTGCGGCGCGTCACCCAGCTTCGCATTCACGACACATTCGCTCGTGACAGCGTAAACACAGGCCAAAACGCACTTCGATCACCCCCGAACGTGACTCGTCTCACAGACCGAGTGTCCTCTCTTCGCGCATCTTAGGAGATGTAAGAAGGTTCGCAGTTGTGAAGGGAAGGTTGCAATGGCACGCACAATCGAAGTGACCGATCTCATCCTCCGGGATGCCCACCAGAGCCTAATGGCCACGCGCATGGCGATCGAGGACATGATCCCCGCCTGCGAGGATCTTGACAATGCCGGGTTCTGGTCACTGGAGTGCTGGGGCGGCGCAACTTTTGACGCCTGTATTCGATTCCTCAATGAAGATCCCTGGGAACGTCTCCGCATGTTCCGCAAGTTGTTGCCGAAGACGCGCCTGCAGATGCTGCTGCGGGGCCAGAACCTGCTCGGCTATCGCCATTACGAAGACGGAGTTGTGGAGCGGTTCGTTGCCAAAGCCGCCGAAAACGGCATGGACGTATTTCGTGTCTTTGACGCACTCAACGATATCCGCAATCTCCAGACATCCATACGCGCCGTAAAGAAGGCCGGGAAGCACGCCCAGGGCACGATCTCGTACACCGTCAGCCCCGTGCATACCATCAATGCTTTTGTCGAAATGGCACAGCAGTTAGTAGACATGGGCTGCGATTCCATCTGCATCAAGGACATGGCGGGGTTGCTGAAGCCTCAGCCTGCCTACGACATCGTGAAGGGAATCAAGCAGAGATGCGGCGCGAAGACGCTCGTCCACCTGCACTGTCACGCAACTTCCGGTGTTACGCTCGTCAGCCTGATGAAGGCCGTCGAAGCCGGATGCGATATCGTCGATACCTCCATCAGCTCCATGAGCCTTGGGCCGGGCCACAATCCCACCGAGAGCTTCATTGAAATGCTAGAGGGCACGGGGATGGAGACGCGTCTCGACAAAGCTCGCATCCTTAACGTGAACAGGTACTTCGCCAAGGTGCGACCGCGCTACAAGGAATTCCTCAGCGACATCACCGGCGTTGACACGGAAATATTCAAGAGCCAGATTCCCGGTGGCATGATCTCCAACATGGAGAGCCAGCTAAAGGGGCAGGGCGCAGGTGACAAGCTCGGACAGGTACTTGCCGAAGTCCCTAACGTTCGCAAGGCCAGTGGCTACCCTCCGCTGGTTACGCCCTCCAGCCAGATCGTCGGCACGCAGGCTGTGTTCAACGTGATCATGGGCGACTACAAAGTACTGACCGGAGAATTTGCCGATCTCATGCTGGGCTATTACGGCAGCACCCTCGGCGAGAAGGATCCCGATGTTCTCAAGCGCGCCTGCGAACATGCCAAAAAGGAAGCGATCACCTGCCGTCCCGCTGACCTGCTTAAGCCGGAGTGGGAGCATCTGCGCTCCGACGCGCTTGCGCTGAAGGGCTGCAACGGCAGTGATGAAGACGTTCTTACCGCTGCGATGTTTCCTCAAGTCGCGCCCAAGTTCTTTGCCTCGCGTCACGAGGGTCCGAAGAACCTGTCGAAGCTACCGCCGAAGGCGGCTACTCCGGCACCCGCGGCTGCCAAGCCCGCCGCCGGCGGCACAACGCCCTCACCGGCGCAACAGGAAAACGCAGCTAACTACGTCGTCACGCTCAATGGCAAGTCGCACAAGGTGTCCGTGGCTCCGGCAAAGTAGTCCAAGGCGCCGAAGAGCTATCCGAGCGGCGCACAAACGCTGAGTCAGCTTGCCTGATTCGCTGCACGACAGGAGTTTCGTAATGGCAACACCAACGCTAGAACAACCGAAGATCGCAAAAACCATCGATGAAAAGATCGAGCAACTGCGCGCCAAGCGCGCCGAAGTCCAGCTCGGAGGCGGTCTCGACAAAATCGAGAAACAGCACAAGGGTGGAAAACTCACAGCGCGTGAGCGCGTAGAGAAGCTAACCGATCCTGGAAGTTTCCAGGAAATCGGCCTCTTCGCCGAGCATCGCTGCACTCTTTTTGGAATGGCCGATAAGCCCATGCCTTCTGAAGGTGTGGTCACCGGTTGCGCCACCATCGACGGCCGTCTCGTTCACCTCGCCAGCCAGGACTTCACGGTCGCTGGCGGAGCTGCAGGTGAAGTCCATAGCGACAAGATCAGCGAGATGATGCACTGCTCGCTCAAGACCGGGTCCCCGTTCATCTTCGTCAATGACTCCGGTGGAGCGCGCGTGCAGGAGGGCATCGACAGCCTCTCCGGTTACGGCCGCGTCTTCTACAACAACGTTATGCTCAGCGGAACCGTGCCGCAGATCTCGCTGATTTGCGGACCCTGCGCCGGCGGTGCCGCATACAGTCCCGCGCTTACCGACTTCATCATTCAGACCAAGGCGGCACAGATGTTCATTACCGGCCCCTCGGTCATCAAGCAGGTGACCGGCGAGGTCGTTACGGCTGAAGACCTCGGCGGACCCGTTGCGCAAATGAACAACTCCGGCGTCGTCCACTTCATCGCCGAGAACGATGAAGAAGCGCTCTACACCTGCAAGCGGCTTCTCAGCTTCCTGCCTTCGAACAACCTGGAAGATCCGCCGCGGTTGCCGTACGAGAATACGCCGGATGACGATCCGGAGATGAACCACCTCGTTCCCGCGGAAACGAAGGTCGGCTACGACGTTCGCAACGTTGTCGCCCGGGTGCTCGACTTCCACGACTTCCTGGAAATTCAGCCCGGCTTCGCGCCTAACATCGTTATCGGTTTCGGACGCATTCAGGGCCGCTCGGTTGGTATCGTTGCCAACCAGCCGAACTATCTCGCCGGAGCGCTCGATATCAACGCCAGCGACAAAGCGTCGCGCTTTATCCGCTTCTGCAACGCGTTCAACATCCCGCTCATCACCTTTGTCGATGTGCCCGGCTTCCTGCCCGGCGTTCAGCAGGAATACGGTGGCATTATTCGCCACGGCGCGAAGATGCTCTTCGCCTACTCGGCCACCACGGTTCCAAAAATCACGGTCGTGCTACGCAAAGCTTACGGCGGGGCTTATCTCGCCATGTGTGGCAAGGACCTCGGCGCGGACAGAGTGGTTGGATGGCCGACGGCGGAGATCGCGGTCATGGGTGCTGAAGGTGCGGCAGGGATCGTTTTCCGCCGCGAGATCGAAGCAGCCGACGACAAGAATGCGAAGCGTAAGGAGCTGATCGATTTGTATCGCGACACCTTCGCAAATCCATACGTCTCCGCTGGACGCCGTCTCGTTGACGACATCATCGAGCCTTCTGCAACCCGGCGCTATCTCTGCCTGGCGATTGAGGCCCTGCACGCGAAACGCGAACTGCGTCCGCCGAAGAAGCACGGTCTCATTCCGCTCTAAACCGAAGGGGACCGCGAGGCGCATATGACATTGCTATTGATGGAAGCTGTAACAACCCAGATCGTCGGCTTCGAGCCGTTCTTGCTGCTGCTCGTTGTCATCGGGTGGATCGTCACATATTACGGCACCCGCAGCATGATGCTGCGCGAGTTCGAGCGCAGGAGCGCGCTGGGAGCGCAATCCGCACGGGCGCAGGAGTCTGCGCCCGTGGCCGCTCCGCAACAGGCGATAGCGGTGGAGCCTCCGGCTGCCACCGTGCCGGTTGCGAAGTCCGAAACCCCGGCCGCGTCATCGCAGCCGGCCGGAAACAACACGGCCGGAACGAACGAAGTTACCGAAGAGACGCTGGTGGTGATCGCCGCAGCTGTTGCCGCTTTC
This DNA window, taken from Clostridia bacterium, encodes the following:
- a CDS encoding Crp/Fnr family transcriptional regulator, with the translated sequence MTHEPQSPTELPVNESLFRTTPELETALRALVSPQIALQGETIFAQGGSAKGVYLLMEGAAQLSMLSDGGREISNRVVGPGALLGLPATLCSKPYIFSAKAIQQSLFGFIEQPRLLDFLRTRPDLCLVVVQMMSQELSEANNARTRLSQCTNPGCVLAGACAHQVS
- a CDS encoding acyl-CoA carboxylase subunit beta; this encodes MATPTLEQPKIAKTIDEKIEQLRAKRAEVQLGGGLDKIEKQHKGGKLTARERVEKLTDPGSFQEIGLFAEHRCTLFGMADKPMPSEGVVTGCATIDGRLVHLASQDFTVAGGAAGEVHSDKISEMMHCSLKTGSPFIFVNDSGGARVQEGIDSLSGYGRVFYNNVMLSGTVPQISLICGPCAGGAAYSPALTDFIIQTKAAQMFITGPSVIKQVTGEVVTAEDLGGPVAQMNNSGVVHFIAENDEEALYTCKRLLSFLPSNNLEDPPRLPYENTPDDDPEMNHLVPAETKVGYDVRNVVARVLDFHDFLEIQPGFAPNIVIGFGRIQGRSVGIVANQPNYLAGALDINASDKASRFIRFCNAFNIPLITFVDVPGFLPGVQQEYGGIIRHGAKMLFAYSATTVPKITVVLRKAYGGAYLAMCGKDLGADRVVGWPTAEIAVMGAEGAAGIVFRREIEAADDKNAKRKELIDLYRDTFANPYVSAGRRLVDDIIEPSATRRYLCLAIEALHAKRELRPPKKHGLIPL
- a CDS encoding methylmalonyl-CoA carboxytransferase subunit 5S, with protein sequence MARTIEVTDLILRDAHQSLMATRMAIEDMIPACEDLDNAGFWSLECWGGATFDACIRFLNEDPWERLRMFRKLLPKTRLQMLLRGQNLLGYRHYEDGVVERFVAKAAENGMDVFRVFDALNDIRNLQTSIRAVKKAGKHAQGTISYTVSPVHTINAFVEMAQQLVDMGCDSICIKDMAGLLKPQPAYDIVKGIKQRCGAKTLVHLHCHATSGVTLVSLMKAVEAGCDIVDTSISSMSLGPGHNPTESFIEMLEGTGMETRLDKARILNVNRYFAKVRPRYKEFLSDITGVDTEIFKSQIPGGMISNMESQLKGQGAGDKLGQVLAEVPNVRKASGYPPLVTPSSQIVGTQAVFNVIMGDYKVLTGEFADLMLGYYGSTLGEKDPDVLKRACEHAKKEAITCRPADLLKPEWEHLRSDALALKGCNGSDEDVLTAAMFPQVAPKFFASRHEGPKNLSKLPPKAATPAPAAAKPAAGGTTPSPAQQENAANYVVTLNGKSHKVSVAPAK